AGTAGATATAGCTAGAGTTGGttaattttagcattttattaGATTTTCTGGCACTTAAAAATAGCATGGAATTTGCGTGTTTGCATTTGCATGTAGGGGTGTAATAAGTCTGAGCTCGACTCTACTCTAAAATCTAAGTCGCTAAACTCGACTCCAACTCGATTGAGTTTTATTTTAGGAGCTCCAAGTCGAATTCGGTAGAAgaatagagacttgagatcgGCTCGATTCGACTTgtttatctttatttaaaaaattgaattgtaaaataaaaataaaagtattttgtaaatttaaattattatagaggggaaaaaatgtaaattaattaatgcATAGATTAGACTCACGAGTTTATCAAACCGAGTATTTTGACACTCAAACTCGACTCGTTAAGTAACTCGAGTATGTGACTTAATATTTATCGAGTCGATTTCGAGTCAATCCCGAGTAGCTCGCGAGTTGGCTCGACTCAGTTACGCCCCTATTTGCATGTGTAGTCAACAATTTAAAGCTATTTTCTTTGGTTCAATTTGACAATGGaatggtgttttttttttttttgaatgctCGTAGGTGTTCAAGAACCATGGTGCTTCTGCCGGAGCATCAATGAGTCATTCACACAGTCAGATAGTGGCACTTCCTGTTATTCCCCCTTCTGTTTCTGCTCGACTCGACGGTACAAAGGAATACTTTGATAAGACAGGGAAATGTAGCCTTTGTGAAATTGATAAAGAAAAGCTTTTAATTGACGAATCAACTCATTTCATCTCCATTATTCCATTTGCTGCTTCGTTTCCGTTTGAGATATGGATCATTCCCAGGGATCACTCGTCTCATTTCCATGAAATAGACTCTGAGAAGGTAATAATCATCTGTGTTTGGTTGTGCTGTTTGCATGTTATTTTTATCTCAATCATGATTACTGATGTGGCCCCAGAACCTTACGATCTCTTAAGAAAGGTATGAACATTGAACAGACAGCTAAGTAATACATACACTTCATTCGATCATCGTTTCCCATTTCGGTAACGTATCGCAAAATTGGCGTTTCCGAGattaaacttcatttttaatataGGAAACCTTTTTATAACACCCGTTTTGTCGTGTCCGTATCCAAGTGTCCCGTTTTCATATAGTTGTATCCGTGCGTAAATGACAGACCAAAGCCCCTCGGATTTGTTTGAATAGAATGTTTGCTTCACAGTCAGGGAAAGAGTCTCTCTCTGTAATGTTGTCTGCTTTCATTCAGTAATTGCCCAATCCTTTCTTGAGAGATTGTGAAGTTATTGATGATGAAGTGAGTAGTAAGAAAAATGTGGTATTATGTCACATCTGAAATGTTGATACTACAAAAATtcaagttttattttgatttaatttcggTTATGATATACTATAAAAAGATGACCATACTCATGATTTTAACAGTAGTTATGATGTTGGCATTATTCCTATACTTGCTTTTGGCCTACATTTAATGCATGTAATGTAACTAAGAATCTTAAGCTGGTATATGCAAACTACATTTGGCATTTGATACCAATTATAGTTCATCATTGCACATGCCACATGGTACGATTCTTTTGTGATACTTTAAGTGCTTTGTATTCATTAATGTACAATTTTGCAGGCTGTTGATCTCGGGGGATTACTGAAGCTCATGCTTAGAAAGATATCTATACAGTTGAATAACCCCCCATTTAACTTCATGATCCAGACAGCGCCAGTCCAGGTTAACGAATTACAATTATCTTATACTCACTGGTTTTTACAGATAGTGCCTCAATTAAGTGGGGTGGGAGGGTTTGAACTCGGAACAGGCTGTTACATAAATCCTGTTTTACCCGAGGATGCTGCAAAAGTAATGCGGGAGGTTAATCTTCCTTCAGATGGTTAATCTCATGGATACTAATAATATTGACTTACATTTAGACACATAAGAGAAGAAATTATCAAAGCTATATTCTGTGTCCTTATGTCCATATGGAATAAATTGAAATTCTTTTGCTTATGTGTATGTTACAAAAGGTGAAGCACATTCATTAAAAGGTTGTGCCAGGCAAAGTTCCCCATGTGTTTCATTGGTACTGTTCTGTTCACCAGATAATATGGTTATGATGGCTTTGGGTAGAGGTGTGACCAAGTCGAGTCGAAATATTGCCAAGCTCGACTCAATCGAGTTTCAGTTTTGGAGCTTGAGCTCGAACTTGTTAGAATATGAGTTTCGAGCTCGACTTGACTAGATTTTCtgtataaatgtttaaaaattaaaattaatataaaaatagagatattattataaatttatataattgtaaagaataaaaagaaaaattaactaaagctCAATCAGGCTTGCGAGCTTATCGAGTTGAGTATTTTGAAGTTCGAACTCGACTCGATAATTTACTTGAACGGTTGAACCTGAGCTCTACTTGGTATTAATCTAGTCGATTTTGATTACTTTTTAAGTCAACCCTGAGTAGCTCGCGAGTTGGCTTGACTCGATAATTACCCTTATTTTGGACTCTGTTCGAAGGACCGACTTGGACAATGTTAGACGATCCTCTTCGAACCCACAAGCTCATGAGTTGAACACTTATGTGGCTAAGACAAAAATATGAAGAATCTCTTGCCAAAGAATAAAATGAATTCATATTCTTTTATTGGCACAAATTCCATCACTCCAATTTGATTGAATTTCAATATGCAAAGATTGTCCAAAACCACACATTGTACATGAGCATGTGAACAACCCACCAAAACTCCTAATCACCAAATTAGGTACTTGAACAAGAGATCTCAACCTTGCAATAATCATTGTCTTAAGACCCAAATCAACTGGAGTTccaatttaaaaactaaaaataaacaaatcaatGTAAAAATcgccatatatatatatagcggATGAATATATCTAATGgttaaaattatgattttattttagcCGGACTTTAGTTTACCCTAATCATGAATTCATTATAAATTCTACCTCTATTTTGTTGGCGGCAGTCCGATAGAGGCTACTCTAGTTTCTTAGTAGATCCGCGACTATCAGTTCGACAATCgttccggtttttaaaacaccgcTTGTAATTTctagtaaatttttaatattacgAAGCTTAGGCCCAAAACAAGAAGGCTTAGCGCAAAGgttaaacctttaaaacatgtAGTTCATGGGTTGGTCGGACGATTCAATTCAATCGTTTCAATGGCATTTGGCCCTATCCAGACCTAAATAGAAGACCGTAGAATCCACGAAGAGAAAACGACACGCACGTCTGCCCCTCTACATCACAAACTAGTGAGgaatttttccttttctttatcttaattgattttgttttcttcCAATCAATTAATATAGAAGGTGGATCCGTGGTGCAATTTGAAACTTGTGTCTCcttttgaaactaaaaattgaaCTAAAACCCCAAGCCTTGGGTTTTGGCGGCTACCCCCTTCTCCAAGCCTTTTCTTCACTCTTAAATTCTCCTCTTCTTTAA
This region of Mercurialis annua linkage group LG1-X, ddMerAnnu1.2, whole genome shotgun sequence genomic DNA includes:
- the LOC126685885 gene encoding ADP-glucose phosphorylase, whose translation is MAPPTTTPSRSPELRHDPVTNRWVIFSPARAKRPTDFKSNAPQNHNPNNNNSCPFCIGREDECAPEIFRVPPDPNNKDWKIRVIENLFPALSRDLDDPSDQKIELDGPGRLLTGFGFHDVVIEAPVHRVQLCDMEAGQIGEVLIVYKKRIEQIMRSESIKYVQVFKNHGASAGASMSHSHSQIVALPVIPPSVSARLDGTKEYFDKTGKCSLCEIDKEKLLIDESTHFISIIPFAASFPFEIWIIPRDHSSHFHEIDSEKAVDLGGLLKLMLRKISIQLNNPPFNFMIQTAPVQVNELQLSYTHWFLQIVPQLSGVGGFELGTGCYINPVLPEDAAKVMREVNLPSDG